Below is a window of Populus trichocarpa isolate Nisqually-1 chromosome 3, P.trichocarpa_v4.1, whole genome shotgun sequence DNA.
ATGATCTTTTTTGAGAATTTGAATCCCAAATTCATTGAACATAGGGGACGACCGAATCAAAACATAGTCTTGAAGAACTTCAGTAGCAAAGACATTTTTTATCAAGATAACAAAGATTGGCATTTGCTAAGCAGTTTAACAAGGACAGAACAAGAACAACCAACCACGCCCTCCTACACAGACCACAGCACCGGATTTATAGCTCATATTCAGCATGGTGCTGAATAAATCACAAACAACCATCTCAATctccagaaaaaaaattactttttacaaACATACAGCATAGGAAAAGACATCATGCCTAAAAAGCCAACATCTTTTGTCaagaaaataaactcaaatcaaGAACCCTTTTACAAGAacatatctttttctttctctgccTTGTCCTATCCTACATTACATTAATTCTTGCTCAAAAGGCAGCAAAACATGAtcacatagaaagaaaaaacaagaacaaacataaAGAAGGTGTTACCAGTGATCAGAGTGTTGTGCTTAATGCAATTCCATTGGTCCCTTTTCTCTGCAACCCATCTTTCATCCCGCAGAGCCAACATTGTCCAAACAGACACTGTTCATTGGAGCTGACCAGAATATGAGATTGACAAGGTGGTCGGTGCAGCCCAGTTACTGTCTTGGGTCACCTTGGACTGGGCCACTGTTGCTTGGTCTTGTCATTGATTAAAATTTCATTCTGGGATTTTTTTgtatcaattcttttatatcgATTCTTCTATTGAGGCCCATTTAGCTTCTTCCCAAAGTGGAACCCGTGGATATTATCATGATAgtaagttttaatatatttttgttttgaataaagaaatattGTATTGGAAGTATAGCTATAAGACCTGGTCTAGTTTGATGGATATATCCATCATAATTTCTTGACTTAAAGCTTGATCAAGATAGggttaatgaaaaaattaattttttctttcaaatattttagacatttaaaagataacatcaaaaaaatatcatcgtttcaaaaaattttaaaaagctagaATTGATTTGATTCAAAGTAAGGTTGTATAACCATGACTAATAGCATTTAataatctttcaaaataaataattttattcttttaaaaattttgtttaaatttattaaatatttgacagatttaattcatcaaataagATAAATCCTTGAATTGCTGACTTGTGAATTTTGTGTGAATGTTTTGaactgagaaaaataaatatacattttttaaatataatttttttataagaattattaataattatgcctagcatatttgtattttcttttttcttcgcTAAAAAAGATAAGGAGTCATTtgtacctttttttaaaaaaaaataaggatttttatcattttaattctcaatataaggattttttttaataattaactcTCTTGCAAAACAAGATCTGAGAATTTTTCCTATAAACCATAGACAATCCCACAAATATTAGTTGAATTTATAacaatattaaacataaaaactatTAGATTTCTTCACtcaacaaataattttgaagacGAGAAAATTTGTTCATTTGGGATCTGGTATTactaaaattttacaaatacATAATGTTTTTTGCGCTTTTTCTAAAGattattcaaaaaacatttctttgtattttaatgaaagtaattaattctcataattttgaaaaacatatattttttcaatcagattataaataaataaattcttttgttaatttcataTTCTTATGatctgttatatatatatatatatataaaagaaacagaaaaggaaaagcaTATAATATGAGAAAATTTGATGAGGAAATAAGTCAATTTCGgaacaaaaatttattatttaattaattgttttggattttacaaGGATCCATCATATAGTTTTGCAAACTAGAGGGACtagattattatttaattatgatgTCTGAAAATCAAGCGGAGAAGAGACGCTGGTCTTGACATTCGTGCCATTTCAGCAGCGGCCACGGCACTCGCTTCCAAACAAGTAACTGTCAAAAAGcagctttctttcttctcttcttcgaAATTGACGACAGTTTCTTCGCTGCTCTGTTCTCTTAAGAAAACCAAAGACACGAGGAGCAATATTGTGTGAATACAGAGGTTGTTTTGTTGGAGAAAACTGACGTCACACAAAGGTTGTTTCCCTGTCCCTTCTTTGAATTTCCCTGTCTTTGCTTACGTTTGACTGGGATCGTTTTTTTTAGCTTAGCTGGCTAAAATTCTAGACTTTGCTGTGAAAGTTGGGATCTTTTTAGAATTTCTTGGTTATATCTCATGTGGGTTTTCTTGAAAGTTGGTGCTTATGCTATAAAAAAACCGGGTGCCAAAACCCATTTTGCATCTTCTTGTGTCATGTTCTAGACGGGCAAtagaaagatttattttttattttgctatcaAAACCCACTTATAGATTAAATCTATAGTTGGTATTCTGTTTGCTAGCTGATTTGCTGATTTGAGCTTTTGTACTTGCATGAGGGATAGATTGTTTCAAAATCCCTTGAGAATTTAGTTTGTCCAAGATCAGTGGTTTAAAGATCACAATTTTGTATCTGAAGCTTAGGATATATCACCAAGGTAGGCTTTTGTGGTGGTTTAAGCTTAGGATATATTGGGATTCTTGACCTTATTGTAATtgagggagaagagaaaatggttgaaaataCAGAAGAAATGAATCACACTGTGTATTCAAATGGGTCAATTCAGAACCTGAATGGGGTTTTAGAAGAGAAGCTTGATGAGCTTCGGGCTCTGATAGGCAAAGCAGAAGGTGATCCGTTGAGGATTGTTGGCATTGGGGCAGGTGCTTGGGGCAGTGTGTTTACTGCTTTATTGCAAGATAGTTATGGTCATCTAAGAGATAAGGTACTAATAAGGATATGGAGAAGGCCTGGTAGATCGGTTGATAGGTCCACAGCTGAGCATTTATTTGAAGTGATTAATTCAAGGGAAGATGTGTTAAGGAGATTGATTAGGCGTTGTGCTTATTTAAAGTATGTTGAGGCAAGATTAGGTGATAGGATTTTACATGCAGATGAGCTTTTGAAAGATGGATTTTGCGTGAATATGATAGACACCCCACTTTGCCCATTGAAGGTTGTGACCAATTTACAGGAGGCTGTGTGGGATGCTGACATTGTTATTAATGGATTGCCATCAACTGAAACCCATGAAGTATTTGAGGAAATTAGTAGGTATTGGAAGGAGAGGATTACAGTGCCTATTATCATCTCTTTGGCAAAAGGTGTAGAGGCTGAGTTGGAGCCCGAGCCACGCATAATAACCCCCACCCAAATGATCAACCGTGCAAGTAAGATTCTCTCTCCCTCTGTTTTTTGTTCACCCCATTTTCTAGCAATGGTGTGATTGTTCTTTAGCTAGTAGCAACCTTATTCACATCATAGTTGATGACTGTGTCCTCTGCAGCTGGAGTTCCAATGGAAAACATTCTCTATCTTGGAGGACCAAATATTGCCTCAGAGATTTACAATAAGGAATATGCCAATGCTCGGATTTGTGGAGCAGAAAAGTGGAGGAAACCATTGGCAAAATTTTTGAGGCAGCCAAACTTTATAGTGTGGGATAATGGTGATCTCTTTACTCATGAAGTCATGGGTGGTCTAAAGAATGTCTATGCTATTGGAGCTGGTAAGCTTTGATTTCTATGTGCTCCAAATTTCAATATTATGACTCTAGCCAACGATATTATTCTCACTGTTGACGCATAATTTATCATACCAGAAAGTATTTAATGTAAGCTTTATGATACAGTGCCTCACACATTTTGAAGGTTCCATATTACATGAATGTAAACCACCAATGAATTTAGacatttttaatgtgttaatggcTGTTGTCATAGAAAATTAACTTAAGAATGGGACTGCTTTATCATTGTAATTATGAAGCCAGGAATAGTGTTTGCATCCACCATTTGTGCTACTCTAGAGGAACAGTTTGTTTATATCACCTACTTCCTCTCTGATGTCTTACATTAGTAGAACAAAGGATGCTTCTGGTTTGGTAGATGAATCATGGAGTCTGTTGTAGTGGGGAGACTGAATTTTGGGCGATGTAATTTGCTATACTGAATTTTGGGCAATGTAATATGCtatatttttctatcttccagCTGTTATTTCGTTCAATATAAAAGGAAACGCCATTTGTAAGAATTGGTAATTTGAGTCTTCAGTCTGAAAATTTTGACTCTTGATCGTGATTCTACAGGAATGGTAGCAGCTCTAACCAATGAGAGTGCAACCAGTAAATCAGTGTACTTTGCACACTGTACATCAGAGATGATATTTATTACACATATGTTGGCAGAAAAACCTGAAAAACTTGCTGGCCCCTTGTTAGCTGACACTTATGTAACCTTACTGAAAGGTCGTAATGCATGGTATGGTCAAAAGTTGGCCAAAGGAGAGCTGAGTCTTGAAATGGGGGACAGCATCAAGGGCAAAGGAATGATTCAGGTATCAATCTTTGAAACTCTTAGGCATGGTTCATAAAGATGCTCAAGCCTATTGGACTTGAATCATATTTGAAGTTGTGTGTCAGGATGTTTTCTTGAGAAATCTTAAtctttccattattttttatcaccTTTTTAAAGatccatatatttattttatgtactGGATACCATGCTCCTGGAGGTGAAAATTTCGGAACCGGCAATTTGATTGAAACCCATGCGTGTAATAAGTCACCCAAGACATAATATGAGAGTTATAACTGGTGCTTCTTAACTTGCACATGCAAATTTGTGGTTATTAGAAGGAGAGGGACTGGGAGAATCTCTGAGGAATAGTGGTACCTCCCTAGACCACTTAGGGACTGTTGACCCACTACAACTTGGAGTTGAAAACATATCTTCAGTTTTAAACAATTCCATACTCATTAACcttcaaaaaaactttttgggaGTGGCTTCAGTGCTTGTAATCATAGAAAATACCAAGTCATCATTAAGTTATGCCCAAGTGCATAAACAACTGGTTTTCTTGATATGTTTATTGCTTTTGTTAGCCATTCCACTACATCAGCAATGTTGTCCATGGTTGATTTTGTGACCTTTTGGTAGTCTattatttgtttcaaccttGCACGATCAGATCCGCTTGTTTTTTGtagttctcatttttttcttttgatcagATACTAAGCCCACCCTTTTCCTTTGCAGGGTGTTTCTGCAGTGAAAGCATTTTACGAGCTGCTAAGTCAGTCTGCCTTAAGCGTCCTGCATCCTGAAGAAAACACACCTGTAGCTCCAGTTGAGCTATGCCCCATATTGAAGATGCTATATGGAATACTTATAACAAGGTATGCTGGGCGTTGTTGTATACTTGGTCACTATTCATCTTCACACTGGCCTTGGAATTGCAATTCTTTGATGCTCACCATTTGTCTGGATCCGTGTATTTCATAATGCCTAGAAGTGCATTCTGATACTTTTCATGTGCTTGAACGTTCAGGGAGTTTACAGTGCCGGCCATTCTTCAAGCATTAAGGGATGAAACAATGAACGACCCAAGAGATCGCATCGAGATTGCCCAAACCCGCGTTTACTATAGACCATCACTCCTTGGTCAGAATCCTTGACGGCTagtgctctctctctttctcatgcAGTTTTGTCACTCGTCAGTGGATGTAAAACTAACGAGTTAGTTTCCACTAGCTAGTTCATAAGCTTGTAGCTAAATTCTTAAGATAAGAAGGCTGTCCTGTGTGTTTGAGTTGGTTGTTGATTCAAAATGCCTTCCCAATTCCTTCATTTGTTGAACTTCGACTCCATAGATGACAATGAACAGAGACTTGTAATATGCTTGTTTGACCGAGCCATCTTTGCATGattttgtgttatattatttttcaggaaATAAGAGTTTACAAAACAAGCCAGTAAGCATATGGCTAATGAAGTGAAAGGTTAAAAGTAAAATCAAGCGCTACTGACCTACAAAACCAACAGCTACCAAACTGAAAAATAGGCAGTAAAGCGTAACAATAGACACAGCCCAGCAGAAAGCTTATCTGATGGAAGTGAAAAGCAGCGAACTTCATAGGTTGCTCACACAGCAGCGGGGGGGAAGACAGTCTTTTTCAATTCAATGAAAAGCTTTATCTAGTGAAAAGCTCCATTGCTTTTTACTGGAAACCGAGATTGCACTGCAAGTGCAAACGGGCTCGTACTcactagtgtgtgtgtgtgtgtgtgtgtatgaatTTGCTCTTAACGTTaaactcttaaaaatatatatagaatgaGTTCAACTAGTACTTTAAGATCATGATCTGATGTTTAATTTgtattcttataattttcttaCCATATTCttaccttaattttttaatatttaatattatttgttagCATTTGGATATACAGGTTGTTGTCATGGATATCAAACCGAATCCCGGCTCGTCTTGGGATTTATTGATCATATctagttaaatttaattatttattaggttaaattataattaagttgatttggctaaatttaactaaattaattttaatgatttttaatttttatttaaaattgtgttgttcattttaaaaataaaataaaatttttattataatgttattttaattttttttaatatgtatttagcTATAAACTTAGATGAATTTAGATTGGAAATTGatctagttaaatttttttatttattgggttaaattataattaagttgaTTTGGCTAAATTTAACTGGAttaatttcaatgatttttaatttttatttaaaattgtgttgttcattttaaaaataaaataaaaattttcttataatgttaattttaaaaaaatttaatatgtatttagCTATAAACTTAGATTAACTTGTCATCTAAAACGGGGTTAGATGTTTGTCTAGACTCTAGAGTGGCTAGTGCATCCAGAGATCCCTTTGACGATGAAAAGCCCACTAGCTATAGTATGAGGCACGCGAGCTAACTAGCTTTAGGTCTGGATTCTTCAGCCACTAGCCGAGGCTTCcattatcaaaaagaaaaagaaatgagaaggAGCTCCAGAGCCAGTAGTTTCCAAGATCAAAGAGAGACAACAAGACACTGAGAGACAGGGAGAGAATCAAAATATGTCTTTAGTAGACTACGCTTCTTCCTCGGACGAGGATGTTCCAGACAacatagaagaagaagacgaaaaccatcatcatcaacaagaacTACATGAAGAACAAGAACCAAAACCACAAATCGAGGCACAAGCCGCAAAGCCACAAAATAGCCAGTAATTCTCTAAGTTTCAGACAAAAGAAGAGATTTTGAatcgtggttttttttttattcttgctcaaagttgtttcctttccttttgtttcaggTCATCTGGGGCGTCATTACCAAAACAACAAGTAGCTGGGCCAAGCCCTCTTCCCTCAATATCTAATCTTCCGGATGCTTCAATGCTTTTGAATTCGCCGGCAGTTGGATTATCTGGAAGTGATCACGCGTCCCGAGTATCAGCAGCAATGGCTGAGAATGCGTCTCGAAAGAGAGAATTGAATGCGGGGTCTTCGCGTAGTGGGAAAGTAGCAAGAGGGAATTTGGTTGCTACTAGGAATGTTCCTGATACTGGTGGGGGTTTGTTAGTTCCTCCTCAGCTTAAAGGAAGGTgagatttttagttatttttatggaCTCTGTCATGTAGATCTTATATGagatttatttgttcttttgcTGCTCTGCGTTAGTTCATAATGGAAGTTAAAATAATGGTTGAATGAGAGTACATTAGTGAATCATAGTTAGATACATTTTGAGGTTTCAAGGTTATTTATGGAGGTGGTGTTGGGGTTTTAGGTGAAATTTATGCTGTGGAAAGTTTTAGATTTGTGAGTTGAAATGGAACTTGATGGTTGTGGCGGAAATGGTAAATCCAGCGTTTATGATGTGGACTGCCAAGCAGAAGTTGAGCTGGAGTAATAGCTTTAACAGATGTGGTTGGTTGTTTTGCTATATTTGCACTTAAGGTAGGAAGTAAAAGTTCTCTAGAAGACTGCGATTGCGAGAACTACTGATTTACATAGAGTTCCCAAGTCACTTGAGTATTTAGCTGTAAGATTGGGAAACGACAGCCTCATAGATGACCTTGGATGTAGAGACTAATGTGTCTTTAATGCCTACTATCGTTTATGGAATTTCTCCGTTCTGGGAATGAGACTAGTGGACTGTCTGCTGTTtgactttattttatatttttcttttgtttgaggGAGGTATGGCATTTGACCTTTCTATTTACTACATACACGAATGTTATTCTGTGTGATTTTGCCTTCTTGTCCTTGACCAAGATTTGAAATTAAGATGTTAGCATTTCCATGCAATTTGGTTTTGGATGGTAATGTGACCATGTCTGGTGCACCTGCGTGCACTAAAAAAGCTGCATCATATGGATGATTCCTCAACTTCTTTAGAAATTTTTTGGCTATTAATTTGCCCTCTAAAACCTTTTTAAGCTCAGTGTTGTCTCTCTGCAACTGATAAGTCTCAGATCTTTGTTATTTGTCTgcaattttccttttattttcaggcACTAATTTTGGCCATATCATAAatgcaagaaaaggaaaaataaaattgctgtTGATGATTTGAATTCGGTTTTGCCAGGAGTAATGTTGTGACAGAAGATGTAGGGAAGCTGTTTGTAAGAAGACATGCAGAGCCTTCCTCTCACTAAAATGCCTTCAGAtcacttattttattattatgacaTGTGACAATTCCGTAGCTGTGTATGATGGTGCAAACATCTTGGTTCTGGATCCTAAGATCTTGCACCTGTATAAATGCAAAAAGTTTTGTGGCACATGCTTGCAACTCCTGTACTTTCATAACCTTGTTCACTGGCAATCTGGTGGCTTCAATTACTGTACCTTAATTGGATATTTATTGCAGAATGGTCGTCATTTAGCCTCTAGATGTTCCATTGAAAGTTacatgattttcattttcttttttgtttattttgtctgCTGTGTGCCGCATGCAAAGTTGTGTGAACAGTGGAGTTTGTTGTAGGCGCTATGCTTCATTTGGCAATAACCTGTGCCCTCATTGTTCCATCTTAGTGTGTTTATTGCATGCATTTTGCTTCTTATAGTAACAAACTTCTGCCAGTATGTTTTCCCAGAACTATTTTTATAAGTTAGCAGTTGATTGTGTACTGGCATGCATGCTTAGCTGCAATTTGGAAACTTTTGCAATTtagaatttcatttttgtttattgtttggAACATTGCTTTGGTTCACTGCCTATTGGAGCCTCATGTTGTGAAGTTTCTCGTGAGGTTAAACACAGTGATATATAAACTTGAGCTTCACTGTGCTTCTGATCATGAGATGACCATTGGAAGGGCCTTGAGAAGGCAATCACTCAGGACATTTGAAACTACTTGCCtcttgaattggtttttttgtCTGTATGTATGAGAAAGCAACTGGGTTTATATTTTCTAGCAATAATAAAATTCCTACTTTTAGTTATGTAACTTTCATACTGGGGCAGGACCTTGTGCACCATGCTGGTGATTGATGTTATCTCTGTGTATctgtgtgtctgtgtgtgtgtgttttagccattttttgtgttgaaaatgttGAGCTGTGGTGCTATGCTCATCATATGCATCTGCCTAAAAATATCAGGGACCTATGATGGGTCTGCACAAAGATATTATGGACCCATATACAGGATAGcccacacaaaaaatattaggaCACAACGGTACGAGCCACACATAAAAGTCatgcttaaaaaatatcatgttagaCATCGACATGGTAGAGGATGTTTCTGACCGAAGAGTTTATGATGTTCCACAAACAATTTCAACTCAATGATGAGTTCATTTTAACTCAAGGAAACTGATACAGGAgtgtttttggaaaaataattaatattttttcttatttttttttctattctcagTTTCATATTcactattattaaatttttctagtttttttatttgaagaaaatgatttttttttatttttctattaagtaTTAATAGAgtttctagtattttttttatttaaaaggttGTAATAGCATTTTGACTAGTTAGACTAatggtaaataaaaattaaaatttcttatatcttttcataattatggtatttttgtatctttaagagttttaacttttaacgTATCTGCTAGAAttagttttagttaaaaaaaaaatatttcatgtatGATTTTAGgccttttctagtttttctatttaaaaataatagtttttctctttttatatttctattaagtattaataaaaaaattaattttttgtttatatataaagaattgtaataatatattggcaagtaaaaattaattaagtgtttATGAATTGATATTATCTATGTGAATAAATCATGATTCACCtaattataaatgttttcaGTGACTCAATTCACCTTGCTTAACTGATCTAAACCCTTGCAAGTGAACAGCACCAGGCAACAGGATTTCTTATTATacaatcttgtttttctttttctttttttatttgtttggtatttattttaatttatactttctttgtctaaatattataataaaagaaaatggtggATTTTGCAGATAAACATGCCTTAATATCCTCAGCACCATCTTTCTATATAAATTCCAGCATCATGAGGTAGCTCATATATACCCCCTACTGAACCAGCACAAATTTGCAAGCATGACATCTTCCAGCTGTGTGCTTGCTTCCCTCTCCTCTTCATTCCAGCATCTTGCCCTGTTCTTGCATGAATGGCTTGACCAACAAAAGACCGCCCGCTGAATCTCCATTGCTGGTCTGAGGATGATAACCTTGGAGACCGTGCATACTCTCTGTATTGGAGGAGACTTTCACCTTCAAGTTTGGTACGGATGAATCAGCTTCGTACAGAACCCATTTTCAAGTGGGGCCAAAAGCATCAACAACATGTGGATATTACAAAAAGGAAGCTGACTGgttgaaaaataagataatgtTGTTGTGAGTCCAAATAAATTGCTAGAAAGCACAACTTTTTTGTagttatctttaaataaatgaattttttttttttttttgttaatctagctatatatatatatattctaatttcTACATATACTTAAACCAatattagaggatgaaattaaaaaaataattaagtttaaactaaaaataataataaaaaaagaaatcttgataataaaattaaaaaagaccaaaaagtgaaaggtttttta
It encodes the following:
- the LOC7462766 gene encoding probable glycerol-3-phosphate dehydrogenase [NAD(+)] 1, cytosolic — translated: MVENTEEMNHTVYSNGSIQNLNGVLEEKLDELRALIGKAEGDPLRIVGIGAGAWGSVFTALLQDSYGHLRDKVLIRIWRRPGRSVDRSTAEHLFEVINSREDVLRRLIRRCAYLKYVEARLGDRILHADELLKDGFCVNMIDTPLCPLKVVTNLQEAVWDADIVINGLPSTETHEVFEEISRYWKERITVPIIISLAKGVEAELEPEPRIITPTQMINRATGVPMENILYLGGPNIASEIYNKEYANARICGAEKWRKPLAKFLRQPNFIVWDNGDLFTHEVMGGLKNVYAIGAGMVAALTNESATSKSVYFAHCTSEMIFITHMLAEKPEKLAGPLLADTYVTLLKGRNAWYGQKLAKGELSLEMGDSIKGKGMIQGVSAVKAFYELLSQSALSVLHPEENTPVAPVELCPILKMLYGILITREFTVPAILQALRDETMNDPRDRIEIAQTRVYYRPSLLGQNP
- the LOC7462765 gene encoding uncharacterized protein LOC7462765, with translation MSLVDYASSSDEDVPDNIEEEDENHHHQQELHEEQEPKPQIEAQAAKPQNSQSSGASLPKQQVAGPSPLPSISNLPDASMLLNSPAVGLSGSDHASRVSAAMAENASRKRELNAGSSRSGKVARGNLVATRNVPDTGGGLLVPPQLKGRSNVVTEDVGKLFVRRHAEPSSH